Genomic segment of uncultured Desulfobacter sp.:
TCCTCCTACAATTATTTCGTTTTTATATTTATTGGCTTGTGCCTGTCCAAAGCCTGCTTGCCGCCCAATAGGCTCTGTCCGTAAATGTGTCTCAATTTTTAAGCATTCAAGACAAGCCATTTTTTTAAGAGCAGATCCTGAATCATATATTTCCCATTTTTCACTAAAATTTCTTTTTCAGACAGACTTTTCAAGCATCTGGTGACAATAGAGGCGGTTTTTATACTTACAGTGGTCAGCGCTTCTGCGGCAAAAAGATTTTGGCCGTCATTGATCAATACCAATTTCAGTGTTTTTTTCTGATTTGTCGATAGATTATCCCACAGCGTTTGATATTCTAAATGTTTTTGATCAATCATGTGTCGTTCAATTGTATCGATCATCTCTTCATTCCAGGGCGTATCTTGCAGTTCTCGCCATAGAAAAAAACAGAACAATTGAATATACATGGGGTGATTCCTAAACTGTTCAACAATTTTTGTTAAATTTGTTTTTCCAATGGAAAAATTTCCTGTATCAAATAAATGTTCCATCCAGGGGATGTAATGTTTCGTTTCAATCTCTTTAAGCGGGTAGCTTGCCGCCTGTTGATAAAACGCTCTGTTCTGGGACTGGAACATCGCTGTAAGTATATGCTGCTGACTGCCGGAGAATATATAGCAAATATTAGTGTGTTGCTGAACATAAGATCTTAACTGCTTTTCAAACGCATCCGCATTGGTATATTTGGCAACTTCCTGAAATTCATCAAACGCAATGACAATTTTTCGTTTTGCAGAAAATTTTTCAAGCAATTCCATGAGATTTTTCAGGACCAGGGTCTCATTTGCCGCGTTGAATGTCGGGGTGATGGTCGGTGAATTGGTATTGGGGTCAATGCCTACCTGAAACGAAAATTTATCAATGCTGTTTTTTAATAATTTAAAAAGTTTATCCGTACTCGTTTCCAGGACATTCAATTGTTGAAAAATCCGAGTCAGAAATTCTTTTTCAGAGGTCGTGCCATACAGATCAATATAAAGCGTCCCAATTTCCGAAGACTGATTTTTAATATTGAGAAACACCTGTTTGATCAATGAACTTTTGCCGGTTCGTCTATGGGAATACAACAATACGTTTTGGGAAGTTCTGATAAATTCTAACAACTCTTCCTGTTCTTTTTTTCGATTACAAAAATGAGGTCCGGTGACAATATTGCTATAGGTGAATGGATTATTCATTTCAACTCCTAAATTACACAAAGTAGTATAGCTTTGTTTGTATATAAAATATTACACTTTATGCGTAAAATCAATAAGGAGGTTTTAGAAGGAATCTAAGAAAGATGCTCCGTCCAACCGGACAAGGCTTTTGCTGTAATTTGGCCATCCAGCGCAGAAGAGACAATTCCGCCGGCGTAGCCCGCACCTTCTCCGGCGGGGTAAAGGTTCTCTATCTCAGGATGGCTGCGGCTTTTGGGGTTTCTTGGAATACGGACAGGGGAGCTTGTCCGGCTTTCGACTGCCAGAATTTGGGCCGTTTCAGTGATAAATCCCCTCATTTTCCGGCCGAATGCTTCAAAACCTTGCTTCAAGGCATCTGTAATAAATGGCCCCAGGACTTCTTTGACAGGGTAACTTACCGTGCCCGGAAGATACGATGTCCTGGGGAGCCTTTTTGAAAGCTTGTCCGAAAGAAAATCAGGCAACCGCTGGGCCGGGGCCGCCATGGTTCCGTTACCTGCCTCGAATGCTTTTTTTTCAATTTCCTGCTGAAAGGCGAGGCCAGCCAGAGGTCCTTTATCCCTATGGTGGTGCCAGAGGCGTTCGTCAACGGTCACAACGATACCCGCATTGGCATTGGGCATGTTGCGTTTTGAGTTGGACATACCGTTGAGAACAAGCTCGTCGGAAGAGGTTGCTGCGGGTACGATCATGCCGCCCGGACACATGCAGAAGGAATAAACCCCAGCCTGGTTGAACTGTCCGGAAAGGAAGTAGCTTGCAGTGGGCAGATTAAACTTGCCGGCATGGCGGCCATACTGGATTGTATTGATCAACTCCTGGGGATGCTCAACCCGAACGCCCATGGCATAGGGTTTGGCTTCGAGCAGAATCCTCTTTCGGTTCAGCAGATAATAGATGTCCCGTGCTGAGTGCCCAGTGGCAAGGATCACGGCATCGGCTAAATATTCTTTTTCCTTTGTTCTGACACCTTTAATCGTATTTCCAGATTTGATCGTCTCTCCAGATAGGATAAGATCAATGACGCGTTCATTAAAATGAATTTCACCGCCGTTGTTGAGTATGGTTTCACGAATGGCCGCAATGATTTTAGGCAGCTGGTTGGAACCGATATGCGGATGCGCATCAATCAAAATATCCGGGGATGCGCCATGCTGAACCAGAAGACAAAGAATATCACGGATGTTTCCGCGTTTGGTGGAACGGGTATAAAGCTTTCCGTCACTATAGGTTCCGGCCCCGCCTTCTCCAAAACAATAATTGGAATCCGGGTCGCAGATACCGTTGATGTTCAGTGGTTTGAGATCAAAACGACGGTTTTTGACATCCTTGCCGCGTTCAATGATGACCGGCCTGATATTGTTCCGGATTAATTCCAGCGCAGCAAAAAGGCCTGAAGGCCCGCTTCCAACAATGGCCACTCTTTTTTTACCGGTAACAGGTCTGAACGGCACGGGTTCAAAAAGGTTTGCTTCCGGTTCTCCGCAGAAGATTTCAACCTTTAGGACATACAATGGATTCTTTCCCCGGGCGTCCAGAGATCTACGGAGCACGCGAATGCCTGAGATCTCCTGCCCATCCAGGGACAATGCCATGGCAGCCGCTTTTATTTGTGCATCCCGGTTATGGACCGTTTCCGGTGACAGTTTGATGGTGACGGACTGGTTCAACGATTGACTCCTCTATTTTTCAAATGGGCAGGGCATCGGCTTCATCCTGTGAGGGATCTTTCAGCATAGATCCGGATGCCGACACATGGATCAGGTAATGCTCTGTGGGAAGCTGTTCAAGCAGCGGCGGATCTCCCAACCATTTCCTGAATTGCTGCCACCGGGCAACCTCGATTGCGCCACGCGGTGCCCGCAATGACCTGTCCGAAGCGATTTCCTTGAATTTAAGCCGAAAACTGCAAACGCCCCTTCCGTTGCTGTGGAGCAACGGTGTTCTGCCTTCAATGTGCATACCAAATTGCCCGACATTTCGTGCAAAATACGTTTTTTCAAACAGAACAAAAGCACTGGCAGTCAACCCGCTGTAACTTGGGTATGTCCGGGACAGAAAATCCAGGGTCAGATTCAAGTCTTCATCTGTCGAGGTCGGCAGGCCGAAAATCATCAACCCGAGGTTTGAAATACCAACAGATGCTGAATGGTTGATCACGGATTCAATCTCTCCAACGCGGGTGCCTTTATTGATGAGATCAAGCAACCGCTGGGATCCGGTTTCAATTCCCCAGCCGATCCAGCGGCACCCTGCGGCCGACCAGAGTGCAAGGCGTGCAAGGGTACAATCGGCGGTCGGCTTGCCCAGGATATGAAAATGAATAGACAGCCCCTGCACCATGATTTCCTGGCAGATGGCATCCATATCGTCGGCCGTAATATACTCATCGGCAAAATAAAAGTGGCGGACACCAAACGATCGTATATAAGCATCCATCTCGGCCACAAAGTCGTGAACCTCTTTTTTACGATGCCCGCCAAAGGAAAAATTGTGTGAGCAGAAACGGCACCGCCGCCAGGCGCATCCCCTTGAGAAAAGCACCGGGAGCACCGGAACGGGATTAAAATACATGTCAAGGGCAAGTCCTGAGAAATCCGGGGCCGGCAACGCTTTCAATGAAAGGGTCTGGGCTTTCTTATTGACATGGATATGATCGCCTTCCCGGTAAATCAGGCCGGGTATTGTATTCAATGGACGACCCTCACAGAGTGCAGCAACAGCTTCTTCTCCCTCACCGCAGACCACGGCATCAATTTCAGGGATCGCTTCAAGCAGCTCGGTTACCGGCATCGCCGACATCATCGCCCCGCCTAAAACAATTCTGACCCAGGAAAGCCCTTTGATATTCATCGACTGTTTGAGTGCTCTGGCAAGAGCTGCGGCAAATGAGACTTGTTCCGGAAAAAGAACTGAAATCCCGATGAATCCGGGCTCTAATGAGAGAATCTGATCTACCTGCCTCCCAAGTATGGACAAAAATTCTTGATCTGCCTCACCGGTCTCAAGATACAACCCGGCCTGCTCACCCACATGGGTCATCCGGCCCCGAAGCCGGTCCCATACTTGTTTATAGTATCGGGTTTGTCCGTGGTCGAGGAATTGCCCGGCCTTTCCCTGGGTAAATGCAATAAGATCATGGCCTTCGGGGTCTCCTGATGCCAAAAGGTGCCAAAGTGCAATGTTTAAATCAATCAATCGAACGTCGGCATCAGGCACCCGGGCACTAATATAGGGTGCAAGGGATGCGATACCTAATGGTACGTATGTGGCACCTGCTTTCGGCGGGAAAACAAGAACAGCACGCATTCTGTCAAACTCCTCGAAAAAATAAAATACTTTTGCGCTAGGATTTTAAAAGCAGAGACTGTTAACACCTTTCTATAATGATTTCAAGTGGTAAATAGCACAACACTGCAGGGCCATTGTTATTTTCCGGATAAAGCTTATATATATGTCGGTATTCACATCGTCTGTGGGATAAATAGAAACAAATTTGTCTCCATCTAACTGTATCTTTTATGTCTCATTATGTAATTTAAATAAAATTCACTTAGCTCATAATAATTCGTAACTATTTGTTCTGTATGATTTATAATCGTTTTTTTTGATTTGGTACAAAATCTGCATTTCAAAGGCATATGGCGTAGAAGCTGATGATTAACAGCCAAAACAGGAGGCCTGTATGAGACGCAAAGACACATTAAGAAAGATTATAACCTGATAGATAAGGATAGATAAAATGACCTCCATATCGGTACTGAAACAGCGGGAAAAACAGATCTACCAGAAGGGCAGCCAGCCTTTTGATATGGCGTGTGATACCAAAAGTCTGGCAGGGGCCGTCAGCCAGCGGGCCTGTGTGTTCTGCGGCTCCAGGGTGGTGCTTTATCCCATTGCAGATGCCCTGCACCTGATTCACGGCCCCATCGGGTGTGCCTCATATACCTGGGATATCAGAGGAGCCCAGTCTTCGGGTCCGGAGCTTCACCGGATGAGCTTTTCAACCGACCTGTCAGAGACTGATATTATCTATGGCGGGGAAAAGAAGCTAAAAAAGGCATTGCTGGAGCTCATTGACAAATATTCACCTAAAGCCGCCTTTATTTATTGCACCTGCATTGTGGGCATCATTGGTGATGACGTGGACGCTGTTTGCCGCGAGGTGGAAAAAGAGACCCATATTCCTGTCATCGCTGTTCACTCCGAAGGGTTTAAAGGCACCAAAAAAGACGGGTACAAGGCCGCCTGTGACGCCTTGTTCAGTCTCATTGAAAGAAATAAGGAACCCCAGGTTACCATCCCTGACTCCATCAATATCCTGGGAGAGTTTAATATCGGCGGGGAGACATGGATCATCAAAAAGTATTATGAGGCCATGGGGGTAAAAGTTGTCTCGGTGATCACCGGTGACGGCCGGGTGGAGGAAGTCCAGCAGGCGCGCAATGCCGCGTTGAATGTGGTTCAGTGTTCAGGGTCGGTCACCCACCTGGCAAAACAGATGGAAAAAGAGTACGGCATCCCTTTTATACGGGTCTCCTATTTCGGCATTGAAGATACCTCGGACGCCCTGTACCAGGTGGCGGTACACTTTAACAAAAGCCCGGACATCTTGAAAAAGACCCGGGAACTGATCAAAAAAGAGGTCAAGGACATTGTCCCCCGCCTTGAGACCATGAGAAAGGATCTTGAAGGTAAAAAAGCCGCCATTTACGTGGGCGGTGCGTTCAAGGCATTCTCCCTGATCAAGGCACTGAAAACCCTGGGCATGGAAGTGGTCCTGGCCGGTTCCCAGACCGGTACCAAGGAAGATTATGAGGTGCTCCGGCAGATGTGCAACGACGGTACCGTAATTTTGGATGACTCAAATCCCCTTGAGCTGGCCAAGTATGCCGTTGAAAAGGATGCGGACCTGTTCGTCGGCGGGGTTAAGGAACGGCCCATTGCCTATAAGATGGGCATCGGGTTCTGCGACCATAATCATGAACGCAAAATTCCTTTGGTCGGCTTTGAAGGCATGGTTAATTTTGCAAAAGAAGTACACGAAACCGTGACAAGCCCGGTATGGGACTTGGTCCCCAGGCGGCAGAACCCAGTTGGAAAGGAAAGCACGATATGACCACGAGCAAACTTAATAAAGAGATACCCTCATATACCCCCACCCAGAATGCGTGCAAAATGTGCACGCCTTTGGGAGCCACCCTGGTGTTCCAGGGAATTGAAGGCTGTGTGCCCCTGCTTCACGGCTCCCAGGGATGTTCAACCCCTGGTCCGGGTGGGATTTCCCATCCATGACCGGATCGGCGGCTCGCGTATCCTGCACGTTGGCTATAAAGGGGCCCTGCAGTTGTTTGATAATATTGTAAACACAATTCTTACGGTAAAACAGACTGAGTCCAGAATCGGATACGCTTACATGTAGATAAGGAAAAGTATACATTATGATGAATTTAGATAACCATCCCTGTTTTAATAAAAAATCCTGTAAAGATTTTGGCCGTGTTCACCTGCCGGTTGCCCCGACCTGCAATATCCAGTGCAATTTCTGTAACCGAAAGTTTGACTGTGTCAATGAAAGCCGGCCCGGGGTCTCCTCATCCCTTTTAACTCCGGACCAGGCCATGGCCTACCTGGCAGAGGTGGTTGAGGCCAAACCCAACACCGCTGTGGTGGGCATTGCAGGCCCGGGAGACCCCTTTGCCAACGGCGAAAAAACCATGGAAACATTGAAGCGGGTGCGTGCCGCCTATCCGGACATGCTCTTGTGCGTGGCCACCAACGGCCTGAACATCCATCCCTACCTGGATGATCTCAAAGAGGTCAACGTCACCCATGTGAGTATCACCATCAATGCGATGGACCCTGAAATCGGTGCAAAAATTTATTCCTGGCTCAGGGACGGAAAACGCTCCGTGGGCCCGGCCCAGGGCGCAAAACTGCTCTTGGAACGTCAGCTTGCCGCTGTCAAAGGTCTTAAGGAACGCGATATCATGGTGAAGGTCAATTCCATTCTTTTGCCCGGTATCAATGATGAACACATGGTGGAGGTTGCCAAGAAGATGGGTGAGATGGGTGTGGATATTTTCAATATCATGCCCTATTTCCCCACCAAAGGCTCCAATTTTGAAGATATGCCGGAACCGGACAAAGGGATGCTCAAGGAACTCAGGAAGGCCGCCCAGGTCTATGTGCCCCAGATGACCCATTGCAAGCGGTGCCGGGCAGATGCCGTGGGCCTGCTGGATGACCCCTTGAACCAGAATCTCATGGATCGGCTGACCTTCCACGCTAAATCTCCGAATCCGGGTTCCGGTGCGCCGGAAGACGGCCATGAAACGCCCGGCATAAAGGAGACGTTTGCGTTCAGTGCCACCGAGCCAAGGCCGTACGTGGCCCTGGCCACCCGGGAGGGTGCGCTGATCAATCAGCACCTGGGAGAAGCCACGGAAATGCATATATACGACTTAAATCAGGACACACCGACCTTGGTGGAAACAAGAACTTTGCCCAGACCCGGCGGCGGAGAGATCAGATGGTACAATTTTGCCCGGACCATTAAGGATTGTCACACCATCCTTGTGTCCGGTGTCGGGGAGACCCCCAAAAAAGTTTTGAGCGGCATGGGATTCACCATCCATGAGGTCAACGGCATGATCGACCTTGTACTCATGTCCTTGAAAAACGGGGAGTCGCTAAACCATCTGATTGTCCGGAAACAGACCTCCTGCGGGGAGTGCCGAGGCTCCGGCATGGGGTGTATGTAACCTGTGTCAGTGCCCATACCTGATTGATACATCAGTGCAGAAAAGGAGTACGTATTATAATGAAAACAAATGATATGCGGGTCTGGATGGTCGACACCACCCTTCGGGACGGGGAGCAGGCCCCGGGTGTTTTTTTCAGACCTCTGGAAAAATTAACCATCGCAAGTCAGCTTGCCGAATGCGGCGTTGACGAGATCGAAGTGGGCATTCCTGCCATGGGCGAGTTGGCGTGCAGGGAAATTGAAGCCATTGCAAGTTTGAACCTGCCCACCATGCTCACCAGCTGGTGCCGGGCGGTCAAACAAGATATTGAACTGGCCATTGGCTGCAATACCCCCGGGGTGCATATCAGTTTTCCCACGTCGTCCATTCTGCTTAAGACCTTTGAAAAGGATGAAAATTGGGTGCTGGAGACCCTGGAAGACACCGTACGGTTTGCAAGGCGGTATTTTGACCAGGTCTCCGTGGGTGCCCAGGATGCCACCCGCACAGACATGGATTTCCTTTTAAGGTTCTGCCAGGCATCCATCGCATTGGGCGTCCACCGGGTACGCCTTGCCGATACCGTGGGCATGATGACCCCGGCTGCACTGATGGATATGATAGAGACCCTTTTAATCCGGCTGCCCGGGCTGGCCCTGGAATTTCACGGGCACAACGACCTTGGAATGGCCACGGCCAATGCCGTGTCTGCCGTGGATGCAGGGGCCAAAGCCATCAGCGTCACCGTCAACGGCTTAGGCGAACGGGCAGGCAATGCCCCTCTTGAAGAAACGGCCATGGCCCTGTTCGGCATTGGGGCCAAAAAAAGCAATATGCGCCTGTCGGGACTTGCCCAGCTGTGCAATACCGTGGCAAGGTTTTCAGGACAGCCAATCCACCCTGCCAAACCCATTGTGGGGTCACGGATATTTTCCCATGAATCCGGCATCCATTGTGCGGGCTTATTAAAAGATACAAATTCCTATGAATTATACGACCCTGAACAGGTGGGCCGGGGCAACGCAAGGCACATGGTGATCGGCGTGCATTCGGGTTCGGCGGCCATAAAACATGAACTGGCCCACCGGAACATCAACATTGATAACGATGTCGCCAGAAGACTGCTGCCCCGGGTCCGGGCTGCCGCTGCCGCAGCAAACAAGCCTGTGACCCCGGAGCAGCTTGAGACCATCTATCACAGGGTTCTGTGTGAACGGCAATAGGTGAATCAATATACGCTGTCGATTCACAAACATGCCTTGACGGGAGCTTTATGAAAGATCTGTGCAACCCGCACAGATCTTTCTCTTTCCTTCATCATTTCCTACCTGATTCGTTTTCCTATTCTATCTTGAAAAAAATCAAGACGATGGCCTATCTCGTTCGGTATGTAATTCAGCATAGAGCAGATGTTGCCAATCAACAGCTTTTTCCATGGGCATGTTCAGTCTGTCCAAAATGGAGAAACCATCCATTTCTTTGGAAATGGGACATGTATCATCAATACCTATGATTTCGGTTTCCGTGTACATGTAAGGATGCAGTTGACAGACAAGTGGCCTGGATTCAAAGGGTAAAATGCACCCTGTTTTTGTCAGCATTCCGCAGCTTTTGTCCGAGTTTCGCTTAAGCACCCTGAACTGTCCTTCGGGATTCAGGACCAAAGGCAGCCAGGCCGGATCGTAGAACGGCTCAAGATACCAGGGCTCGGGTTTCTCAATGGTAAAGAAATTGTCATGCCCTATGCGGGCTTTGATTCGCTGTACATCTCCTAATGTCAAAACAATTTGTCTGTTAAGGCAGCATGAGCCGCCTGCCGACACACAAGAGAGACATGGTATATCGTCCATGGAAGCAACTAAACTCCTATAAAATAAAAATGAAATAATTAATTCCTGAACCGGATGTTCATATTATTTAAGATTTCAACCAAACCGGATGGGCTATCAGATATCTATGGGTGCCACCTCCTGGGGCATCATAAACTGATCATGGGCCTAACTTCGATTGATATGGATTAGCAAAGTTTATGCCAATATAGATTTTGGAAAAAAATCGGACTTAAAACGTCCTGAATGCAGTGAGTCTTATGTCATATTCGGACATTATGCGTCTTTTGGCGGTGACTTGTTTTTTATTTGGTCTACTTTATTTCATCTGCGGTCCTAGGATTGCTTTTCTGTGCAGTTTCATTCATTCGGACCCTGGTTTGCATCGGCAGGCAGGTCCGATAGAAAACTTCAAAAGCATTGACCGCATAGCGATTTGGACTTTTGGGTTTTGGCATTTTTATTGCATATGTGGCGTTGAAAACAGATTGATGTATTAACTCCATCCTGATGCCTTGCATGTAACGGCGCGCACGGACGGCTGAAAACCATGGATTTTAAACGAGACCAACAGCCTGTAGAATAAAATATTTTTTCGGGGGAAGGGTGATTCCATTTCTTAATAAAAAACCGTCGTAAATCGGCGGGATTTTCTTTGCCCCTTCCCCCCTTCTTTACTTTGATAAACATAATCGGATCATCAAAAAAGAGGATGAGGGGTTGGAATATGTTTTATTTTTCAAGGACAGACAACTCACCGGGGCTGCTGGCTTCCATTAAGGCAGGTGCGCCCAAACTCTGGGAATCCCTGGAACATGCTGCGGCCCAGGGTTTGATTTTTATTGATGAAGAGCATGACGCTGTAACGGCCACCAACAGGTTATTGCTGACATACCCGGATCTGCATGGGGTGTTGAACCAAATTATCGACCACTGGAGCAGTCAGGCCGATGCCGGTTTGGATGCACTTGCTGAGATTTTGCACATAACAAAAGGAAATCCATGAAGATGTTACTCGACGAAATAAAAGAAAAAATTGGAAGCCTTATTGAACCCAGGCTGAAATGGCGAATTGATGAGCTGAATCTGATCAAGGAAATCACCCTTGCTGAAAATAAAATATTTATCCGGATCGAACTGGTCGAGGACTGTCCGGAAAAAAAGGCCCAATTCAAGGAGAGTATCGTGGCAGCCCTGGAATCCTTTGAGCTGGATCAAGTCAACGTACGGATAGACCATGTCGATGTGGCAGCCAACAGCCTTAAACATATTGACCGTATTTTTCTGGTAGCCAGCGGCAAAGGTGGGGTCGGCAAGTCAACGGTTGCAGTGAATGTTGCCGCAGCGCTGCACCGCAGGGGGTACCGGGTGGGGATTCTGGATGCCGACATTTACGGGCCAAGCATCCCCCTGCTTCTGGGCGCCCATACCACCCCCCAGGTGCTGGACCAGGAAGTGCTTATGCCGGTTTTGGCCCATGGCATGAAATTGATTTCCATGGGCAACCTTATTGCCCGAGAAAGGGCCGTTGCATGGCGTAGCCAGTTGGTTAACGGCACAGTGCTTCAATTCTTAAGAAAGGTGAACTGGGGAAAACTGGATTTTCTGATCGTGGATCTGCCGCCCGGAACTGGTGATATTCATATGACCATTTCAAAAGAGATAAAGCCCGATGGGGTTATCATCGTCAGCACCCCCCAGCTCGTGGCAAGGGAGGATGTCGTCCGATGCATCAATATGTTTGAAAATTTAAAACTTCCCATAACGGGCCTGGTGGAAAATATGGTCTCCTGGACCTGCAAAAAGTGTGGCCATGAAGATGCCATCTTCACGGGAACGGATGATCAATGGCACAACCTTGAAAAGCTGGCGGCGTTACCGCTCAGGCAAAATATCTGGGATAGTTCGGAAAAAGGGATTCCCTGCTATGACGTGACCCAGGATCCGGCCATGAAAAATGCCTTTGATCGGATTGCCGATGCACTGGAAAAATAAATCCGAAAAAGTATTATGTGGAGAATCTAAAACGAGGATCCAACCATTGAGCAACAAAATTATCACCAAAAGAATATACGAACTGGGAATCTTGAATTGAATAGGAGGTAAACGATGCCTGCAAAAATGATCAGCTACGGATCAAAAGCCCGGGATGCCATATTCCTGGGCGTCAACACCCTGGCCGACGCCGTTAAGGTGACCCTGGGTCCCCGGGGCAACAATGTGGTTCTGCAAAAATCCTGGGGGGCGCCCCTGATCACCAAGGACGGTGTCACCGTAGCCAAAGAGATTGAAATATCTGATAAGTTTCAAAACATGGGCGCGCAAATGGTCAGGGAAGTCGCAGGTAAAACCAGCGAGACAGCCGGAGACGGTACAACGACGGCAACGGTTCTGGCCCAGGCCATTTATGGCGAAGGCTACAAACTGGTGTCGGCAGGTGTGAACCCCATGGCTCTGAAACGTGGTATTGACAAAGGAATCGACGCGGTTGTCGCCCATCTTAAAGAATTATCCAAACCCACCCGGGATAAAAAGGACATCGAACAGGTAGGAACCATCTCGGCCAACAATGATGCAACCATCGGAAAATTGATTTCCCAAGCCATGGACAAGGTGGGCAAGGAAGGCGTCATCACCGTGGAAGAGGCCAAAAGCATGGAAACCACATTGGATGTGGTGGAGGGGATGCAGTTCGATAAAGGATATTTATCTCCTTATTTTATAACAAATACCCAGAAAATGGAGGCCGTGCTCAACGATCCTTACATCCTTGTTCATGAAAAGAAAATTACCGCAATGAAGGATCTGCTGCCGCTGCTCGAAGAGATTGCAAGAAATCGCAAGTCGCTCTTAATCATTGCCGAAGATGTGGAAGGCGAGGCATTGTCCACCCTCATTGTCAATAAATTGCGGGGCAGCTTAAAAGTTGCGGCCGTAAAAGCACCGGGGTTCGGGGACCGCCGGAAAGCTATGCTTGAGGATATCGCAATTTTGACCGGCGGCCGGATGATCTCCAAGGATATAGGTCTCAAATTGGAAAGCATCAAAACAGAAGACCTGGGTACCTGTAAATCGGTTAAAATCGGCAAGGACAGCACCACCATCGTGGATGGCGGCGGCCTTCAATCTGCCATCGAGAACCGCGTGAAGCAGATACGAACCCAAATCGAAGATACAACCTCGGCCTATGATCGTGAAAAGCTTCAGGAGCGGTTGGCCAAAATTGTCGGCGGGGTGGCGATCATTCATATCGGCGCAGCCACGGAAACGGAAATGAAAGAAAAAAAAGCCCGGGTTGAAGACGCGTTAAACGCCACACGGGCGGCTGTTGAAGAGGGGATTGTTCCGGGAGGCGGCGTTGCCCTGGTCCGGTGCATACAAGCGCTGGAAACCATCAAGGTTGATGGGGATGAGCAAAGCGCAATTTCTGTATTGAAGCGGGCATTGTCCGAGCCGTTGAAGCAGATTGCCCGGAATGCCGGCCAAGAGGGTTCTGTTGTTCTGAGCAAGGTGCTGGAAGGGGATGGCGACTTTGGCTATAATGCCCGGACCGACACCTATGAAAATCTTTTGGCAGCGGGGGTTATTGACCCCACTAAAGTCGTCCGCTTTGCCGTTCAAAACGCCGCATCCGTCGCAGGGTTGATGTTGACCACCGAAGCCATGATTTCTGAAAAATCTAAAAAAAAATAAAAGACGACGACATCCGCTGAAAACCAAACCTGGTGTCTTTGCCGCACACGGTATCGACACCAGGTTTGGTTGCGGCCCCACCCGGACAAATGAAGGGCAGGGGCCGTTTTCATGTGCTACTTGTTTTGGATGAGTTCATATCCAGATACGGTCAGTTTTGCCGGGGTTTTCATATTGTCGATGTTGCCCGGCATATTGACAAGGGGGTACCACAGGGACATACACAGGCACAGGACAAGGATGCCGATTATTGACCGGAAAACCAAAACCTTGAACGCTTCCCACTGGGAAAAGTACCCAAAGCCGTA
This window contains:
- a CDS encoding nitrogenase component 1, which translates into the protein MGFPIHDRIGGSRILHVGYKGALQLFDNIVNTILTVKQTESRIGYAYM
- a CDS encoding radical SAM protein, whose amino-acid sequence is MRAVLVFPPKAGATYVPLGIASLAPYISARVPDADVRLIDLNIALWHLLASGDPEGHDLIAFTQGKAGQFLDHGQTRYYKQVWDRLRGRMTHVGEQAGLYLETGEADQEFLSILGRQVDQILSLEPGFIGISVLFPEQVSFAAALARALKQSMNIKGLSWVRIVLGGAMMSAMPVTELLEAIPEIDAVVCGEGEEAVAALCEGRPLNTIPGLIYREGDHIHVNKKAQTLSLKALPAPDFSGLALDMYFNPVPVLPVLFSRGCAWRRCRFCSHNFSFGGHRKKEVHDFVAEMDAYIRSFGVRHFYFADEYITADDMDAICQEIMVQGLSIHFHILGKPTADCTLARLALWSAAGCRWIGWGIETGSQRLLDLINKGTRVGEIESVINHSASVGISNLGLMIFGLPTSTDEDLNLTLDFLSRTYPSYSGLTASAFVLFEKTYFARNVGQFGMHIEGRTPLLHSNGRGVCSFRLKFKEIASDRSLRAPRGAIEVARWQQFRKWLGDPPLLEQLPTEHYLIHVSASGSMLKDPSQDEADALPI
- a CDS encoding FAD-dependent protein — translated: MNQSVTIKLSPETVHNRDAQIKAAAMALSLDGQEISGIRVLRRSLDARGKNPLYVLKVEIFCGEPEANLFEPVPFRPVTGKKRVAIVGSGPSGLFAALELIRNNIRPVIIERGKDVKNRRFDLKPLNINGICDPDSNYCFGEGGAGTYSDGKLYTRSTKRGNIRDILCLLVQHGASPDILIDAHPHIGSNQLPKIIAAIRETILNNGGEIHFNERVIDLILSGETIKSGNTIKGVRTKEKEYLADAVILATGHSARDIYYLLNRKRILLEAKPYAMGVRVEHPQELINTIQYGRHAGKFNLPTASYFLSGQFNQAGVYSFCMCPGGMIVPAATSSDELVLNGMSNSKRNMPNANAGIVVTVDERLWHHHRDKGPLAGLAFQQEIEKKAFEAGNGTMAAPAQRLPDFLSDKLSKRLPRTSYLPGTVSYPVKEVLGPFITDALKQGFEAFGRKMRGFITETAQILAVESRTSSPVRIPRNPKSRSHPEIENLYPAGEGAGYAGGIVSSALDGQITAKALSGWTEHLS
- the nifE gene encoding nitrogenase iron-molybdenum cofactor biosynthesis protein NifE, producing the protein MTSISVLKQREKQIYQKGSQPFDMACDTKSLAGAVSQRACVFCGSRVVLYPIADALHLIHGPIGCASYTWDIRGAQSSGPELHRMSFSTDLSETDIIYGGEKKLKKALLELIDKYSPKAAFIYCTCIVGIIGDDVDAVCREVEKETHIPVIAVHSEGFKGTKKDGYKAACDALFSLIERNKEPQVTIPDSINILGEFNIGGETWIIKKYYEAMGVKVVSVITGDGRVEEVQQARNAALNVVQCSGSVTHLAKQMEKEYGIPFIRVSYFGIEDTSDALYQVAVHFNKSPDILKKTRELIKKEVKDIVPRLETMRKDLEGKKAAIYVGGAFKAFSLIKALKTLGMEVVLAGSQTGTKEDYEVLRQMCNDGTVILDDSNPLELAKYAVEKDADLFVGGVKERPIAYKMGIGFCDHNHERKIPLVGFEGMVNFAKEVHETVTSPVWDLVPRRQNPVGKESTI
- a CDS encoding nitrogenase component 1, whose protein sequence is MTTSKLNKEIPSYTPTQNACKMCTPLGATLVFQGIEGCVPLLHGSQGCSTPGPGGISHP
- a CDS encoding ATP-binding protein codes for the protein MNNPFTYSNIVTGPHFCNRKKEQEELLEFIRTSQNVLLYSHRRTGKSSLIKQVFLNIKNQSSEIGTLYIDLYGTTSEKEFLTRIFQQLNVLETSTDKLFKLLKNSIDKFSFQVGIDPNTNSPTITPTFNAANETLVLKNLMELLEKFSAKRKIVIAFDEFQEVAKYTNADAFEKQLRSYVQQHTNICYIFSGSQQHILTAMFQSQNRAFYQQAASYPLKEIETKHYIPWMEHLFDTGNFSIGKTNLTKIVEQFRNHPMYIQLFCFFLWRELQDTPWNEEMIDTIERHMIDQKHLEYQTLWDNLSTNQKKTLKLVLINDGQNLFAAEALTTVSIKTASIVTRCLKSLSEKEILVKNGKYMIQDLLLKKWLVLNA